The DNA segment CCCGGCTCAAGACGGGACGGCGCGGCGAGGAGGACGTCTACGACGCGCACACCGCGACGCTGCCCCTGGTGGGGCTGGTGCGCGCGCTCCTGTCCGGCGTGCGCTCCGGACGGGTGGTGCTGGCCGAGGACACCGGCGCCTTCGTCTTCCGCCACGGCCTGGTGGTGGACGCCAGCTTCCACGGCGAGCGCGGCAGCCTCGCGTTCCGGCGCCTGCTGTGCTTCGGCGCGGGCGCGTACACGGTGACGTTCGGCCCGGAGCTGCACCGGGGCACTCTCACCCTGGACCGCCCGTTCCTGTGCGACCAGGTGGTGCCCGGCCTGGAGCGCTTCGAACAGCTGCGCGTCCGGGGCCTGCCCCTGGCGGCGCGGCTCACGGTGGACTTCAGCCGGCTGGCGCAGGAGCTGCCCTCGCTCCCCGAGGACGTGGAGCAGGTGGTGCGCCTCTTCGACGGCCGGCGCACCGTGCGCGCGATGCTGCTGGAGTGCCGCTTCCCGGAGGCGCTGGCCTACGAGGCCGCCACCCGGCTGTTCATGCTGGGCGTGCTGGTGCCCGCCATCCTGGTGGAGGAGCGCGAGCGCGCCCGGGAGTGCGCGGGACCGCCCCGCCTGTTCGAGCCCGTCCTGGCGCCTGACACGGAGCCGGACGCGTCGTAGGGGTTTGACTCGGGCGGCCTGCTCGGGGCACAAGGCCGGGAGCGCCACGGGCTGAACGCCCGTCCACCCCTCGCCGAAGCCGCCGCCATGTCCGGTCACAACCGATGGTCGAAACTCAAGCGCCGCAACGCCGTCCTGGGCGTGGCCAAGGGCAAGCTCTACTCCAAGGCCATCAAGGAGATGACCGTCGCCGCGCGGCTGGGCGGTGGTGACCCGGCCAGCAACGCCCGCCTGCGCGTG comes from the Corallococcus caeni genome and includes:
- a CDS encoding response regulator, translated to MVAYLHVAPPPGTSTPLGGRDTLALPGEGSGSVLLVGETARPAVTEALIAEGFEPVQVEGARAALALLGVEAGVSRPDPEREADPVRSGPSLTLPRLVIIDADLPDGDGFSLCGVLRADARSAHLPVLLVARQPEEFHRDLAAGVGADEYLVEPVDARDVAVLARLKTGRRGEEDVYDAHTATLPLVGLVRALLSGVRSGRVVLAEDTGAFVFRHGLVVDASFHGERGSLAFRRLLCFGAGAYTVTFGPELHRGTLTLDRPFLCDQVVPGLERFEQLRVRGLPLAARLTVDFSRLAQELPSLPEDVEQVVRLFDGRRTVRAMLLECRFPEALAYEAATRLFMLGVLVPAILVEERERARECAGPPRLFEPVLAPDTEPDAS